The bacterium DNA segment GAGCCCCGCTACCCGTCGTTCAAGGGCATCATGGCGGCCAAGTCCAAGCCGATGGACCAGGTGGGCGTGGCCGATTTGGGCATCAGCGCCGACCAGGTGGGCTGGGCCGGCGGTGGCCAGGAGATCACCGACGTCAGCCCCGCACCCGAGCGGGAGGCCGGTGAGATCGTCACCGACGAGGGCGAGGCCCACGAGGCCATCATCGCCCTGCTCGAAGAGCTTCGGATCGTCTAAGAGCAAGGACGCTAGGAGACAGCATGGGAACCATTTGGGTTTATGCAGAGGCCTCAGGCGGCAAGGTCGCCTCGATCAGCCTGGAGTTGTTGACCAGGGCCCGCCAGTTGGCTGACACCGTGGAAGCGGTGGTGGGCGGCGATGGCGAGCCGGTTGCCGCGGAGCTCGGTGCTCACGGGGCGACCACGGTCCACGCCACCGGCGATCTGGGCGACGGACTGGCCGGCCCGGCCGTGGCCTCGGCCATTGCTTCGGCCATCGAGGCCGGTTCCGCACCTGACGCAGTGTTGTTCGGCACCACCTACGACGGTCGGGACGTGGCCGGTCGGCTCTCGGTGAAGCTGAACGCCCCGGTCATCACCAACGTCGTGGAATTGGAGCAAGCCGACGGCGCTCTGGTCGGAACCGAGCCGGTTTTCGGCGGCACCGTCAACGTGAGCACCCGGTTCAACGGTTCGGGTGTCGGCTTGTTCTTGGTCCGCCCCAAGTCGTTCGCCGCCGAGGAGTCCGGCGGCGGTCCGGCGGCGGTTTCGGCCCTGTCGGTGCCGGAGCTGGGCGCCACCGGGGCGGCCCGGGTGGTGGACCGCTTCGCCGAGGAGTCCACCGGTCCCAAGCTGGACGAGGCCGGCGTGGTGGTCTCGGGCGGCCGGGGTCTGGGCGAGGCCGAGAAGTACTCCATGATCGAGGACCTGGCCAACCTCTTGGGCGGGGCGGCGGGCGCGTCGCGCGCCATTGTGGACGCCGGCTGGGTTCCCTATTCCCACCAGGTGGGCCAGACCGGCAAAGTGGTCAAGCCCGACGTGTACGTGGCCTGCGGAATCTCCGGGGCCACCCAGCACATGGTGGGCATGAAGGGCTCCAAGAACATCATCGCCATTAACAAAGACGCCGAGGCGCCCATCTTCGGCATCGCCGACCTCGGCGTGGTCGGCGATGTTCACAAGGTGCTGCCCAAGCTGATCGAAGCCCTGCAAGCCCGGGGCTGAGCCGAGCCCGGCTCAGCAGTGCCGCAGCGCTCCGGCCCAGCGCTTCAAGCGTCGCTAGACCAAGGGCCAGGGATGGCGGCGGCCACTGGGATCGACGGGGAATCGGCCCTCTTCGGCCAATGCGGTGGCTCGCGTTAGCAGAGCATCTTGTTCGAACAAGGTGAGCAGGCTGCGCACCTCGGGGGGCAGGCCCTCTTCCAGCAGGCGCCCGACGTCTTCGGCCAAATCTTCGGGCAGCGGCTCCCCGGCCCATTCCCAGATCACCGTGCGCAATTTGAACTCGCAGTGGAACGACAGGCCGTTGTCGATGCCGTAGAGCCGCCCGTCGTGGCCGAGCAGGATGTGGCCACCCTTGCGGTCGGTGCTGTTGATGATGAAGTCGAACGCGCACAGCCGCTGGAACCACCGATGGTGGGCGGGTTCCTCCCGCAGGGTGAAGTAGTGCTCGTCGTAGTCGGTGGGCACATAGAGCTGCACCGAGCCCTCGCCCAGCGGCCCGTCTCGGAGCACGGTGGGCGGTATCAGATCCCACCCCAGGGCGCGGGACAGCTCGAAGGCGGCGGTCTCACGCTTGTGGAGTCCGGCGGGGAAGTCCCACAGGGGCCGCTCACCCTGCACCGGCTTGTACACCCCCTGGACGATGGGGGATTCAGGGGCGTGGACATCCACGAGGAACGTCATGTTGGAACTCCAGGGCATCCGCCCCAGCACGTCCAGCTCACCGGCGGTGAGGATTTCAAAGGCGTCGGCGTCGTCGAGCGCGGGCCGCTCGCGAAACGGCGATTCCGCATTCGACGGGGACTGGCTCATCAGTTGGAGCAGGGGCACCAAGTGCCGTCGTCGTTAAGCGGAGCGCCGCAGTACCGGCAGGGCGGACGGCCCGCGGCCACCATCTGTCGGGCCCGGGCGACGAAGCCGGCCACCTGGCCCCGGGTGATCCGGAACCGGGCGGTGGCCAGGTCGTCTTCTGCTTCTTCTGCTTCTTCAGGGGTGGGCATCTCGGTGGCCATTATCAGCATCCGGTCGGCGTCGGCGTCATAGCCGATCCCGATGTCGCCCACCGTCCATTCGGATTCCAGGGGCTCGATCAGGCCGATATCGGCCTCGGGGACGATGGAGTCGGGGTCGTTGCTGATCTCCCTCAGCGCTCCGTCTAGATACTCCGCCAGCGCGGCCACCTGCTGTTTTTCCAGCTTGAGCGACACCAGCGTGCCGGTGACTCCGGCTTGGAGATAGAACACCCGCTGGCCGGGAGGGCCGATGGTGCCCACTGTGAAATGCTCGAGGTCGTTCAGGTCGAAAGAAGCGCTCATGACGGCACGAGCGCTTTCAGCTCAGACGTGCTGTTGACGGCCAGCACCAGCGGGCCGTCGTCGCTGTAGAGGATGGCGGTGATCGAGCAGGGCGAGACCACGATCCGCTGGAACATGTCCAAATGGGCGCCCGAGGCGTGGGAGACCGCCGCCTTGATGGTGTCGGCATGCGACACCGCCACCACCGTGGTGCCGGGGTGGCGGGCCACCAGGGATTGCACGGCGCCGTTCATCCGGGTCTGCATCTCGGCGAACGACTCTCCCCCCGGGAAGCGGAAGCTGCTGGGGCTGCGCTGCACTTGGCGCCAGTCGCGGCGGCGACGCAGATCGCTGAGCCGCCGACCGGTCCACCGGCCGAAGTCGCACTCGTTGAGGCTGTCAAGCACCCGAACCCGTCGTCCCGCCGCCCGGGCAATAGGCGCGGCGGTCTCCCGGGCCCGCTCCATGGGCGAGGCGTAGACCGCCCCGATGCGCTTGGAGCCCAATGCGGCGATGCGGGCCGCGGCTTGTTCCGCCTGTTCTCGGCCCCGGTCGCTGAGGTGCAGCCCGGGCGCCCGTCCGGGCAGCACCGTGCCGGTGGTGGGGGTTTGGCCATGGCGCACGAACAACACCAAGGTGGGTTTGCGGGATTTAGCGGCCATTTGCTCTATGGAATCTGCCTCTGGGTGCGGCTGCCTCTGAACAATTCTTGACAGCCATTGTCTTCTATCTTGGCGGTAGTGGGCTCAACAGACACATTTGACGAACTGTCCGCCGATGTTATCGCCTGTCGCGCCTGCCCTCGGCTGGTGGCTTGGCGCGAGGAGGTGGCTGCGGTGAAGCGGGCGGCCTATCGGGACTGGACCTATTGGGGCCGGCCGGTGCCGGGTTTCGGCGACCCCGACGCCCGCATCGTGGTGGTGGGTCTGGCGCCGGCGGCCCACGGCGCCAACCGCACCGGGCGAATGTTCACCGGCGACCGGTCGGGTGACTTCCTGTATGCCTCGCTGCACCGGATGGGGCTGGCCAACCAGCCCAACGCCACCGACCGCGACGACGGGCTGGTGCTGAGCGACGTTTACATCACCGCCCCGGTGCGCTGCGCGCCACCCCAGAACAAGCCCACCCCCGCCGAGCGGGACGCCTGTCGCCCCTTTCTGGTGAGGGAGCTGGAGTTGCTGAGTCGGGCCCGGGTGTTTGTGGCCTTGGGGGCCATCGGCTACGGGGCGGTGGCCGCCGAGTTGGGGGTGCGGCCCCGGCCCAAGTTCGCCCACGGGTTGGAGGCGCCCGCTCCCGGTGGGCAAACGGTGGTGGGCTGCTATCACGTGAGCCAGCAGAACACCTTCACCGGCCGGCTCACCACCGACATGGTCGACCAGGTGTTCGCCCGGGCCTTGGCGCTGGCTGATGCAGTGCAGCCCTAGACCGCCCAATGGTTCGCGACTTCAGCGGATCGGGCGATACCGTTGGGCCCGTGACGAAGACCCGCTTGCTGGCGATTGCGGCTGCGCTGATTCTGGTTGCAGCCGCCTGCGGCAGCTCCGGCGCGCCCACCTCGTGGGACGACAATGCCGACGAGTACTGCCTCGGCGGCAGTGAGGAATGCGAGCCCAACGTGGGCCAGCCCGAGCGGAACTTCCGCGATGGATGCCGGGAGGCCGGCAAAGACGATCTGGACCAGCAGGTTCAAGCGAATTTGGACGATGTGTGCAAGTGCGGCTTCGACAGGATCAGGGACAGCTTGACCTTCGAGCAGTTCAAAGAGCTTGACGACGATCTGCGCAGCAACATCAATGCCGACTTGACCGAAGAGGTAAACCAGATCATGCGCCAGTGCATCCTGGAGGAATCGGGGCTGGGCTAGCAGCCCGCTGGGGGCAGATCCTCCCTCAAACCCCTACCCGGCTCAGACCCCTACCCGGACCGCGCTCTCGGCCCAGTCGGGCCAGCGCTGGCGGCTCTTGGCGGCCAGCTTGTGCATGAGGGCCACCGCGCCCGGGTCGTCGTCGCCTGGGCGGGCCTGGATCACCCCGTCGTCCAGCATGGCGTTGATGACAGCCCGGCCCAGTTCGGTGCGAACCACGGTGAGGGTCCAGTCGGTGGCGTCGCCGATGCCCCCGGTGGAGATGTCGGCGTGCTCGGCGGCGAAATCGGGGCAGAGGTTGCAGCCCTCCCGAGTCCAGGCGTGGCACTCCTTGAGGTTGATCTCGTGGTAGTCGCCGTTCTTCATCCACACCTGGAACACGCCCTTGATGTTCATCTTGGCGATCTGGTCGGTGGGCAGGCCGTACTTCACCCAGAACAGCTCTTCGAACATGGAGTCGTCGAAGCTCTTGGAGCACAGCAGCCCGATGTTCAGCTTGATGGGACGGCCCACCTTGCCCACCTTGCGGTTCCACATCACCGGTCCGATGGAGGTCTGACAGCTCATGCCCACCAGGGCCAGGCTTTCCAAACCCC contains these protein-coding regions:
- a CDS encoding electron transfer flavoprotein subunit alpha/FixB family protein, coding for MGTIWVYAEASGGKVASISLELLTRARQLADTVEAVVGGDGEPVAAELGAHGATTVHATGDLGDGLAGPAVASAIASAIEAGSAPDAVLFGTTYDGRDVAGRLSVKLNAPVITNVVELEQADGALVGTEPVFGGTVNVSTRFNGSGVGLFLVRPKSFAAEESGGGPAAVSALSVPELGATGAARVVDRFAEESTGPKLDEAGVVVSGGRGLGEAEKYSMIEDLANLLGGAAGASRAIVDAGWVPYSHQVGQTGKVVKPDVYVACGISGATQHMVGMKGSKNIIAINKDAEAPIFGIADLGVVGDVHKVLPKLIEALQARG
- a CDS encoding SCO1664 family protein; translated protein: MSQSPSNAESPFRERPALDDADAFEILTAGELDVLGRMPWSSNMTFLVDVHAPESPIVQGVYKPVQGERPLWDFPAGLHKRETAAFELSRALGWDLIPPTVLRDGPLGEGSVQLYVPTDYDEHYFTLREEPAHHRWFQRLCAFDFIINSTDRKGGHILLGHDGRLYGIDNGLSFHCEFKLRTVIWEWAGEPLPEDLAEDVGRLLEEGLPPEVRSLLTLFEQDALLTRATALAEEGRFPVDPSGRRHPWPLV
- a CDS encoding DUF3090 family protein: MSASFDLNDLEHFTVGTIGPPGQRVFYLQAGVTGTLVSLKLEKQQVAALAEYLDGALREISNDPDSIVPEADIGLIEPLESEWTVGDIGIGYDADADRMLIMATEMPTPEEAEEAEDDLATARFRITRGQVAGFVARARQMVAAGRPPCRYCGAPLNDDGTWCPCSN
- a CDS encoding MSMEG_4193 family putative phosphomutase is translated as MAAKSRKPTLVLFVRHGQTPTTGTVLPGRAPGLHLSDRGREQAEQAAARIAALGSKRIGAVYASPMERARETAAPIARAAGRRVRVLDSLNECDFGRWTGRRLSDLRRRRDWRQVQRSPSSFRFPGGESFAEMQTRMNGAVQSLVARHPGTTVVAVSHADTIKAAVSHASGAHLDMFQRIVVSPCSITAILYSDDGPLVLAVNSTSELKALVPS
- a CDS encoding uracil-DNA glycosylase; the encoded protein is MSADVIACRACPRLVAWREEVAAVKRAAYRDWTYWGRPVPGFGDPDARIVVVGLAPAAHGANRTGRMFTGDRSGDFLYASLHRMGLANQPNATDRDDGLVLSDVYITAPVRCAPPQNKPTPAERDACRPFLVRELELLSRARVFVALGAIGYGAVAAELGVRPRPKFAHGLEAPAPGGQTVVGCYHVSQQNTFTGRLTTDMVDQVFARALALADAVQP